ttataatttacatatatcacAATTAATCAATAGTCAAAATTGCACAATTACACGTTTATAAAAATTCCACACATCATCCTCAGAATAATCAGTTTCTGTACAAAGATTTACAGATGTCCAATGTATGTAATTTTTCCTCAGTGTGCTACTGAGTTCAGAGGTTCTGCTCGAATATTCCCCAAATCAAGCGCAGAATCTGTTTCTTCATCAATTTCTCCAATGACTGCACTGCAATTAGTTGAGAAAAAAAGTGAGTTAAAACAATCTCATTTCTGAATAAAACTGAGAAGACAAACTAAAAAGAACTACTTAATTTGAAAACCAAACTTTTCATGAAGTCACAAAACTCTAAAAGAAATCATTTGAAGGCAACATTATTGCAGGAACGAATATTAAAGGACATATTTCATATAGTGtgatctatacatataaagaggtaatatgctaatttgtccatgACAGTGTCCCCGTAACGACCTGATGCGtgtgcagcagggggtgggcggccggagccaagttcccagggatctgaggacagtgcctgacagaaatctggactgcaaagaaggaagaggaagcggccatggggagctcttccaatctcCCTGACAGACACCCTAACCCAAACCCCCTCACCCctaggggggatggggaggctgaCTGGATTGGAAGAAGACCCAGCCTTGGGGGTAGCTGCAGCCTGCACCTCCGACTCCCGATCTCTTcctctgccacccctgccaggggtgCCCAAAATAATAGCACACTGGCGACCACCCCTCAGCACCCCCGAGGCACCTAGGGCCCGTGGCCcgccgctgctggtgctgggcatgcctctcctccctacaactccagacccgggtAGAGGCAGGCCTGAGTGGCCCTCCAGGGTCagacctccccccactcccccgcctGACAGCAGGCCCATTGAACTTTGCTGGGGTTATGGCTAACCTGCCCTCCTAgcctgcctggctctgccctggcccagccccagcccccaccccactccaggagattggagctcttccctgagcaggtacagctgcgAAACAGCCACATACAATCTAAAGGATGGCGCCAAGCAGAAAAATTTGACAGTTACTTCCCCTTCGGTCTCACCGCCCCCCTAGCATCCCCCtaactccctgccccctgccagcgcctccagggacgaccaccactacagggctgctggccagagcccgcccctctgaggcctgcggaaccctctgcaaagcttccatagctacagtcccaggaaacaatcatgccctcctcccctaatcagcacctgctacctgtgagggtacccatgagcttaaaaataacagtCCCTTTCCGTTctgacatcacttacttgatgaaacatttctaggtttattagctcagaacctcctcatgataACCCAGTGAAGCAGGCGGAGAAGAGATTCCagttcccatggtatatgcgtatgtattcagaaataaagctcagagaggaaaagtgtcaagcccactgGTTCCCAAAGTGCAGCACATGCCTCACATGGGGGACAATCTGATTTTAAGTGGGgccaattcaagaatgagttaacagtgaattttttgcatttcttatggttctaggaaGCCTCATCTACAGCAtagcctacataataaaaggctaatatgcaaatgaccaaatggtggactgaccggtcactatgatgcatgcttaccaccagggggcagacactcaacgcaggagctgccccctggtggtcagagtgctcccactgggggagcgctgctcagccagaagctgggctcacagctggcgagcacagctacagtggtgggagcctctcctgcctctgtggcaatgctaaggatgtcctactgacatgactaacagcttaggcccactaagctgtcagtcggacatccccccagggctcccagactgtgagcgggcacaggccaggctgagggacccatccccaagtgcacgaattttgttcaccgggcctctagttcgaTCATAAGTCTTTAAAGGAAGAAGACACAAATAGGATAGGTATGGTATAAAAACCCAAAACTTCCAATCCTATCATTTCAACTCTAGGAACTGTATTAAGGAAGTCTGAGAAGAGAGGAAAATCACAAAATCactaaataagaaattaaagcaTCTGTTATTTAAGTAACTGTTAGGTTTGATTGAATaaatacaccccccccccctccccggaactggcttttcaggccatttcacaatggacattccctttgcggagaccacatttcacttgcagTGACCATATTCCATTATCTCCCCTCCGGGtctgcataaagaagtctccacccagaaaaagcccgccaaaagtcctttaaaagccgctgACTCCCGTCACTGGAGGCTGGAGCTAtacaggctcagccacctggtgtgcgaatgattgaataaatttgtaatccctcaccattctggcctcgtgcattcctccttcggcGACCTAACAGTAACATCAATGAACTAAATCCGTAAGTGGTGTATAATGTTTATTAGTAATTGTCATGATTTCTCAGTTTGCTTGATTTAAATTCAAGACCAAAAAGTAGttttttatatacaaaaataacaGCAGCAACAAGTACTTAGGtaactaataaaattatttttttatgtgattgGCTATTTACAGCCAGTAAGTTTTCCCATGATTAAACACAAACCTATTACATTAATTTCATTAATGGTGTGCTAAGTAACAAAGCCATGGCTTTCTAGCTGGATATAGTTATTGTTCCATCCAGACCAAGAGACATGTGTGAAACATTATTCCACTAAAAATCAGTTGTTTACATTTGTTTGGTTTTAATGAGAGTACATTctttataaatgaactagaggcctggtgcatgaaaattcatgcactggaaagcggggggaggtcccctcagcccggcctgccccctctcacagtacgggagccctcaggggtgggaggggacccagagatcagggaaaggcgacacccccattaacatctgctgctgctgctgccagcagtgcaagcctcggccggccctggttacctgagcctcaggctgccctgggcagctgggcagctgccatccaaggtttgcctgtgccttgggctggccctggggggctggggtctgaggagactgggggactccggaggcagccATGCAGGGTGGGTCCAGCCAtgccatgcacctgccaccccagcggggctaaaaggactgggtgctgccatctttgagggcatagcggtcaattagcatattccctccttattagataggatactttcaATACAGAATTTGCCCAATTATGCTTTAAACTATATAAAGCCTTCAGTTCTCTAATAATGAAAAGTACTAAACTCTGGGGAAATGTAttgttttctcaaaataaaacaaatcaaagaTCTCAACTGTACCCTTAAAAATTTAGGATCATTTAAAATCCTTATGGAAGACAGTGGGTgctgataaatgttttaaaaccagctctccaaagaaaaaaatgggaggcTGGTTTACAGTATGTACTGACATTCATAGTGTAAACACTCCCACTATGCCCGATATCAAGCTACCAACAAGACAGACATTAATCAACCAGCTTACAAaactgaaaacacaacaatctgcTTTCAAAAGTCAGTATAAGCTGGCTTCAGCATACCACTGGGTCTACAGCAAAgatctacattttttttaaattgcagttcaaaaatattattttttaatgtaggagattcttaaaatcaatttttatgcAGAGCCGCAATATAAAGTGTGTTCTGGTCAGGGGACCTGGGCCCCATCTCCTTAGCCTTCTTATTATTTACAGCTAACTTTATAACTTTGCACCTAATAGTCATCTCTCTATTTTATAAACCCCTGATTTAGATAAAAAGCCAATAACTTACCCATCCAAAAGATGATTTTCTTAAGATAAACAATTCAAATGAACAGTATTCTTACATCTTCTATATCCTACCTGTCCCCCCAAATAATCTGAGATGCTAATACATCTTTTGCTGTATTCTAGCCATGTTTTAAATCTATACAGTACTCACTAGGAAATTGATTCAACAATCTTTTAGCTGCTATAACACACTGTctaatacagtagccactagccacaagtattaaattatatttaaataaaatttaaaattcagttattcAGCCACACTAGCCACTTTCCAAGTACTCAGCAGTCATACACAGCTAGTACTCACCTTAGTGGTATCTACCTTAATGCAGATATATAGCAtttccaccacccccaccccaaaaggtCTACTAACAGCTTGGTTCTATATTGTTGCAGACTTTTCTTAAACTGCCACCACTACAATATATCTTCTTAAACTGCCCTATCAGTGTGTCACAAATTAACTGAGGCCACAGCATTGACAAAGCACATATTTAGCATGCCAATtatactgaaattaaaaaaaaagataattacttGTTTATAAATTCAGCTCTAGTTATATAGCAGGAATCATTTAAAATTGTTCatgcaaaatatttcaaagaaattttCAAACCTTAGCTTTGATATCCTAGGAGTATATTTATATTCCTCTGAAATTAGAGGTATTTTGGAAGAACATTCTAAGAAGCCTCCCTAATGAATTATTCAGTGTAAGTCGAAGCCCTTTCTGAACCCTATCCAGACCACTTAACTATTAGAAATATGGACAAATCTCAGTAGATAAAAACCTCCTCTCCACATAGCAGGGCAGTACACCTATAGTATATTTAACCTGCCTTAAAGAAGACACATTTCACTTACACATTGTCCCCTCTTACGATGTACAACCCTAGTACCACTTGTTCCACTCCCTGTGAAGAGCTGAACACTCTTTCGTGGCTTTCATCCAAAATCAAATTAATGGTCTGGTCAAAACCTTTCAGTGTTCCCTGTAAAAAGAAAAGTTCAAGTATTCAGGTTTACTTGAATATGTAAATTTAACCAGACAATAATTTTAGTTGCTGGGTCCTcctatagaaatataaaagtcCACTATAAAATGTAATTCCTCTTTATAATTACCAATATTCTGGCACAAAACTTACCTCTTGGTTTTTTAAAGGGTAAAAGAAACTACACCACACATTTCACTAGTGTGCAGAGTTGCTTAGACTTACAAAGGACACTAATGTACCAGTGTATTTCCAAGAAAGTAGCAAAAAAGCCCATCCAGAAGCTAACATTCTACAGACACGAACTAAAACAAGTGAAATTTAAGGGAAAATTATACAAggctgggcaaaagtagggttacagttacAGGTAtggaaaatacaagaataaactctgtgttttgcaaacTCATGagtgtaaacctaattttgccacccttgtgtgtatatatatgtatggaaCCATATATACCAGCTATTGCAATGTAGCAGTATCACTTCATGCAACATACTAATACTAGACTTGTGCTAAACACACTGCACACATTATCTCAACTAATCTTTTCCTTTGAAGTAGATATAATTATTCCCACTTCAGAGaagaaaaactgaggcacagggaggttaagtaatctctaaaggtttcTTAGGTAGAAAGTAGCAGAGCTAGGATCTGAACCATGAAAGGATAGCTTCAGAGACAGGTGAACTACTATACTACTATGAACAAGCAAATATAATTCACATTCTTAAGAGATTCAGATAAGTCCCATAAAGATGTATAAACCTCAACTGTTCTTAACAGTTAACACAATGAGTACTTTACTATTTGGCAGAAACTGTTCTAGCTGAATATATGCATTTACTTATTCAATCCTACTAATAACGCAATAAGGTAGATACAAACATGACTGCAATAATTAGAGCCAGACCTTGAAGGAAATATACAGATAAAGTTTTAATGGAAGACTTCTGATTTTGAATAAGGGAAGACATGGGCATAGCACAGCACAATAACTCGAGGCTAttcaattttttgaagaaacattAACTTATATTTGTTTGATTGTTTAAATCTCTGAAGCTCCCTATTAAGTTGTTTCATGTTTTGAAAATCAAGATATATATAAAGTCagaatgaaataaagagaaaacaaaatatggaATACTGTCTATAGTAAACTAATTAGCAAATAGTTATCACATAAATACATAGCATTTTggcttcattttatatataattgttCTATCAAGTGTACCATGCATCAAAGAAATGCAGAACAAATGAACTTTAGTACTcaaaatgctgtttttaaaaagcttcccttcttttataaaattaaatttccaaTTCATTACATATCCTTTTAACAACAGAAAAATTTAAACTtgatgtttttgaaaaataaaaaaaaactacttgtAAATATGTGTTAATAGCAGAAGGCTTCTTGAAGTgttaagattaaaatatttcaaactgtCCTTGACAAAATATAAGCTGAGGtgcttaaaagaaaacatgattgtTCTCTTAATTAAGAAGGAAATAAGACCATTTGGTTCTGCCACTTGATTACAGGTGACTCTGGGAAAGTGACTCACTTTTTCTGAGCTTGGTGCTTAACCTAGAATACAAGGGTAATTATAGTATAGTCTCACCCAGTTGTCCTGAAGATTAAAtgataatatctatactaataaaagggtaatatgttaattagaccagttcaaccagacatcttctggtcatccttctggacaaagccatggtggcgggggctgaggctgaggcggttaggggagatcaagccagcaggggagagcagttaggggcaatcaggcaggcaggcaggtgagcagttaggagccagcggtcccagattgcgagagggatatctgactgcagcagtcggacatcccccgaggggtcctggattggagagggtgcaggccaggctaagagaCCACCctcccttgtgcacgaatttcgtgcactgggcctctagtaatttaataaatggCAAAATCTAACACTCTGGTAATCTTCTCTTAAGAACCTACTGAGAAAAATCACAagaattaaatagaaaacaagaaataaaaacagaactgaaGAAGGGAAAAATGAGAGATTAAGTTATATAAATTAGATACGGTTAGAATATAGAGAGTTTAGTAGCCTTAAAACTTTTTTGAAAGCAAACAGCTGTATGAATTATAAGTGAAGAAATAATTAAGTAGCCAAGAATTATGAAATACATTCCTCAGATCAAGGAAGAGGTCAAGAAGAGAATCCCAATTTTTTCTGGAATTAAAGGAGATACTGTGATAAACAGACAAATGAGATTAAATAAATTTAGGGTCAATCATCATAATTTGTCCTACAGAAGATAGAGGTCATACAACCTCAGAAGAGTCAAAGAATATTAACATCATACACACCTTAAATGTTCCATAAATGTAGTATGTTAATCATAAAAAAGATTCTAAGAATATATaaactttcaaaaaaatattatgatttaTGTAGTGAATATCAGAATACTGAGTGGAGAAGGAAATTAATACTGGGAAAGATTAATATGAAATACAGATATCTGCATACTATACTAggtgctccctgagggcagaaTCTAGCTTCTAGAAACCTTTAACTTATATTCAAATttgttaataaagaaaaaaatactacattCACAACATAAAAACTTAAAAGTTTCTAACTCCTCCACTTCCTCGTGATAACTACacaattagaaaaggaaaaaatagaaaaagaaaatccttttcTGTATGTGATCAAGGTAACCTTTCAGGTAAAGAGCTGAGTCACAAGAAAACTGTAATGCAGGTACAGTATAACACTCCCGTGCCCAGGCATTACAGATCAGAGCTTCTACAGAAAAACTTACAACCAATAAGCCTCCAAGAAAGCAGAGAATGAATATGCCAAATACTTACCACTATCATCCTCCCATCAGAAGTAATAACAGCAACAGTTCCTGGTAACTGAATCAAGGAAAGCATTTCTCAGGGAATGCGACCTGAAAACTTAGAACCTGGTAAGGAAGTGGTTTGAATCGCTGGGGAAAAGGTGACAGAATTAAGATACAACTGTTCAACACACACACTACATTCACAACATAAAAACGTGAAGTTTCTAACTTCTTCAATTCCTTGTGGCAAttagaaaaggtaaagatagaaaaagaaagtgaCTGTCTGTCTGTGATCAAGTATAACCTGTCTGTCTCAAAGCAGCTGGGATGTTCGGTACTCTCTCTAAGTGGGTACCTCTGACTCTGAGCAAGGCATGTCCCCCTTTCTTAGACCTGTGTGCTCATCTCTAAAACTAAAATGGATTAGTGCTAAATTAATGCTGAATGATTTCAAGCGTGATAAGACACTGTCTTCCAGGACTTGGCTTCTGGAATTCAAAAGAAAAGCTGTAATCAGTGGCACAGGAATAAATGTGCTTTACAGCATTAAGTCTTTAGTATTtcactcctccccccgccccccccacacacaatgtAGCGTTTCTGCCCTGAGACTTTAAAACTGTCACACGTGCACAGAGCACTGGAGACTGCCCGGAGGCTTTCTAAAGTTCTGTGTCCCCTGCGACGAGCCACCGCCCCAGCTTTATTTCCATTCTATCCACAAAGAAGTTGAGACTTCGGGTGGTAAAGGGGGCAGGACAATGAGCCAGGCCTACGAATAAAACAAGCGCAGCACATGGATTTACAACAATAACGTCATCGGTAGCACCACTGTTCCTTTTATTCCCCAACTTGGCGGCACAGGCCCTAAGGAGGTAGGAAGGATGAATAAATCGATGACTTCTACAGACAGGGAAACGTTCAGAATAATCCCATGCTTTAAAGGTTAAAATGAAAAGGCGCGTTTGGGCCCATTAGTGCCGCGGGCGCGGGATTGGTGGGTCCCGGATCCTTAACCCCCGGACCCGGGTCACGCAGTGGCCGGAAGTCCCAACCGCCCGCCGACCCGGCCCAGGCCCTCTCCGGTCGAGCGTGGGTCTCACCACGGCTCCGGCCCGCGCCGGCGGCGGCCGCCAGAGGATACGGTTGATGTAGTTCTCCAGAGCGGAAGTCATGTTGTTGGGCTGACACTCCGGGCAACGCAGAAGCGCGGGCGACAAAAGGAGCCGCAGCAGCCCAAGCAGCCCACTAGCCGTCCACAGCAAATACCGCGAGAGTTCCCACACCGTAGCCTCCGCGAATCAGAGACGGAGAAGCCAGCCAACCGTACCCAGGAGGCCAAGCGGCGCGAGTTCAGTGCGCGTGCGCAGAAATTTTTTTCGCCGATTTCTGGGTAGTGTTCTCTGAAGCCGCGCGCCGAAAAGGCTAGAGGGTGGCACCGCTCATCGGGGTcggaggggggaaatggggtcCGAGCGTGAAAGTGGGAGAGCGAGGAGATTCCTAGCGGAGTGGAAGGCGTGGGTAGAGGTACTAGGGGAAAGTGTTGAGGGAAGACAGGGAAAACGGAATACTGTAAGGTGTTTTCATCGCAAGCGAAGTAGAATGAGATGAGTGCTGTTCTATGAAATGTAGGTGCCGGGAGGTGGAATCCCGCCTTCCACCACAGGGGCCGACAATCTTTGGGAAGCTGAATGGCCTGGGACTAAGATAAACACACCGACAAAAAGCAGGTTCGCATATTCTGCAATTGCCTCTAAAAGTGCTCCAACTTGGCCgcgttttttattcacttatttaggAAATGGAAGCCAAATTGGAAAAGGTGTGTGAGACTCCCTTAGGagctatggctttttttttttttttttttttttttacaaaatctcTGATTTCAGTTAGGCTTGTGATTCCTTAACTGAAGACTTGTGGGTTTGAAATAACTCTTGCAGTGCCAGCAGTTTTCTTATGAAAAGTGAAGCATCTGTTTTCATTACAGCATTCCCATAAAATTACCAAATGGTTAATATTTCATATACTAAAACTTATTCTGATCTGTTTGAAACCACATATAATCAGGAACACTTATAGTACATATACTAAGACAGGCACTCTGTTAGAATAGATGCAGCAAGAGCAAGTTCCTAAAGGGGCCGTGCCATTAATGCTGCAGGTGGCACCCAGGCACATGGGCTTGCCAGCAGTTTTGGAGCCTGCAACCTTCACTCTCGTTTGGATTAGTGTCCACAGGGACCCAGCTTTCCTGTGTGTCTGAGACATGCTGTATGGCTGGCTGTGTAACTTCTTAGTCTTGTCCTCCAGCCTCTCACAATGATGTGAGCTACTTAATATCCTTTAATAAATTCCTTTTCTGCTTAGATCAGCTCAAGTTTGTCTCTGGCTTCAGGCTGGCAACCAAGAATTTTGACTTAGAAATGTTCTGGTAGTGCAATATTATTGAGCtacagtgatattaaaatattcttctgaTCATTTagcttctaatttttttaaactaaaaacagTTTTAACTAAATTCTCTTTATACAAACCTACTTTAAAATTCTAAAGTTTTGTGTCATGATTTTACTAATTACAACGAATCTAATTTCTGCCACATAGGGTTTatgtgctttaaatatattttcattaaaattttggaGCTACAGATATAACACATCAGTTATGGCAAAACCCATACCCATTATCAAACCTATCAGCtgacttcattttttctttttaaaaaatatttaccttactgttgacagtattacagatgtctcccattttctcccattATGCCTTCCCCTCACCtaatcctctccccaccccaggccttccccttgCTATTTATTATCAgtggccatgggttatgcatatatgttccttggttaatctcttcctgcctcccccctctcccaAGTGAAATCTGTAATTCTGTCCAGGCATCCATACCTCTGcacctattttgttcgtcagtttattctgttctttagattccgcttataagtgagatcatgtgatatttgtctttctctaactggcatATTTCGGTTAGCATAAtagtctctaggtccatccatgctgccacaGCTGCATataattccattgtgtagatgtaccacagcttttttatccactcagctactgatgggcacttgggctgtttccagatcttagctattatatattgggctgctattaacataggggtgcatatattctttctgattggtgtttcaggattcttaggatatattccagaAGCGGGATTGCTAGGTCAAATGgctttttttgaggaacctccatactgttttccacagtggctgtgccagtgagcattcccaccagcagtgttcccttttctccacatccttgccagcacttgttgtttgttaatttattgatggtagccattctggtagaggtgaggtgatacctcattttgttttaatttgcaactctctgatgattagtgacattgagcattttttcatatgtccattggccatctgtatgtcctttttggagaatggtcctttggccattttttaatcgtattgtttgtcttcctggtgttgagatgtatgagttctttatatattttggatattaatcccttatcagatgtatcattggcaaatattagtttcccttttcattttgttgatggtttcttttgccatACAGAAGctgtttagtttgatgtagtcctaattgtttatattttcctttgtttctctttctctaagcaATGTATTGGTGAAAATACTGCTGCGtgagatgtttgagattttactgcctatttttttcttctagcatttttatgtttcatgatttacatttaagccttttattcattttgagtttattcttctgtatgtaagttggtgttctagtttcatttttttgcatgtacctgtccaattttcccaacgaTATTTATTCCATTGTGTGCCCTTACcgtctttgtcaaatattaattgagcatgatGGCATGGGTCAATTTCTGATGTCTCTGTTCTgtcctgttcttgtgccagtaccaggctgttttgattacaatggctttgacatagggtattgtgatccctccaactttgttcttcttgctCAAGATTGCTGAAgttatttggggttttttgtttgtttttttgtttgttctatatatattttggaatatttgttctagatccgTGAAATATGCATTGGtggttttaatagggattgtattgaatctgtagattactctgggtaggatggacattttaatgatgttaaatcTTCCAATAAATGAACATGCTATATGCTTCCacttttttttatgtcttcctgtatttcctttttcaatgtcctataagttttccaaatacaggtcttttatatccttggttaagtttattcctaggtatcttatatttttgttgttgttgcaatggtaaatgggatttttttttttttattttctctttctgagggttatttattggtgtataaaaatgccattgatttctgggtgttaattttgtatcctgctactttgccaaatttatttattaaatctagcagtttCTAGGGTTTTCTGTAcatgtacaatgtcatgtcatctgcgaataatgacagttttatttcctcctttacactttggatgccttttatgttttcttcttgtctgatcactgtggctaggatttccagtactattttgaataagagtggtaaaagcagacatacctatcttaagggaaatgcttttagttttttgcccattgagtgtgatgttggttgtaggtttgtcatatatggcctatATTATGTTGGGGGAATaacccctctattcccattttgctgagagtttttatcataaaggGGTGCTGAATTTTTAGCtgacttcatttttttccatttaagtaTATATGTTACCATGCATTCTCTGAGAACTGTTGGAAAGTCAGTCTACCATGAGCCTTGAAGTTCCCTGTACATCCTGGGTATGCTTCAAATGCAAAGTTGTCATTACTCTTTACTTGGGCCAGTTGTACTGGTATGTCCCTTGTAACTCAGTTTCTAGGTAAACAGGTGTATAACAACACACATTTTGCAATTCTCTCAAAACTACTTCATTGTGCTTCAGTGACTTTCCATTATTGATATGTGCATCTCTGTTTGAGGTTTTTTTTCCGGAATCCTGCCCATCTATTTGTGGCAGGCTAGAAGTGCTGGGGAATCAGCACTCTTAGGGAGCAATCTTCAGTGAGTGACAAAGAAGGTTTATAAATATCTCAGCCCTTCTTCAACTTGGTAGAATAATTCAGATGGGATATCTCCAGTCATTCAACATAGTAGCTGACTTAACAGTGCACCTCTAATtgattgtcttccttttcttgTAACTCTTCCCTACTCCTTTTCTGGTTTTCCCTAAACTACTTGCATTTGGATTCTTGTCCTAGGGTCTGTTTTTAGAGGAGACTCAAACTAAGATAGCATGAATACTTCCTTTCAAAGGGATCTGTATCTTACTTGAGTTTGAGGGTATCTGTAGCCTAACCCCAATTCTTGTCATCATCTGATATCACTAGATCATCTTTTATATGATGTAAAGGAGGATATAAGATTTTTGCTCCCTCCATAGGTCTATACAGGCCTATTTAAGTAACTCTAGTTAAGCAATAACTGCTACCACCAAAGTTGGT
The genomic region above belongs to Eptesicus fuscus isolate TK198812 chromosome 14, DD_ASM_mEF_20220401, whole genome shotgun sequence and contains:
- the LSM8 gene encoding LSM8 homolog, U6 small nuclear RNA associated isoform X2, whose product is MTSALENYINRTVAVITSDGRMIVGTLKGFDQTINLILDESHERVFSSSQGVEQVVLGLYIVRGDNVAVIGEIDEETDSALDLGNIRAEPLNSVAH
- the LSM8 gene encoding LSM8 homolog, U6 small nuclear RNA associated isoform X3, with product MLSLIQLPGTVAVITSDGRMIVGTLKGFDQTINLILDESHERVFSSSQGVEQVVLGLYIVRGDNVAVIGEIDEETDSALDLGNIRAEPLNSVAH
- the LSM8 gene encoding LSM8 homolog, U6 small nuclear RNA associated isoform X1 produces the protein MTSALENYINRILWRPPPARAGAVLPGTVAVITSDGRMIVGTLKGFDQTINLILDESHERVFSSSQGVEQVVLGLYIVRGDNVAVIGEIDEETDSALDLGNIRAEPLNSVAH